One window from the genome of Helicobacter pylori encodes:
- a CDS encoding outer membrane protein assembly factor BamD has translation MRLKHFKTFLFIAMAIIVIGTGCANKKKKKDEYNKPAIFWYQGILREILFANLETADNYYSSLQSEHINSPLVPEAMLALGQAHMKKKEYVLASFYFDEYIKRFGTKDNVDYLTFLKLQSHYYAFKNHSKDQEFISNSIVSLGEFIEKYPNSRYRPYVEYMQIKFILGQNELNRAIANVYKKRHKPEGVKRYLERIDETLEKETKPKPSHMPWYVLIFDW, from the coding sequence ATGCGTTTAAAACATTTTAAAACTTTCCTTTTTATCGCAATGGCGATTATTGTGATAGGCACCGGTTGCGCGAACAAAAAGAAAAAAAAAGACGAATACAACAAACCGGCGATCTTTTGGTATCAAGGGATTTTAAGAGAAATCCTTTTTGCTAATTTAGAAACAGCGGACAATTACTATTCTTCTTTACAAAGCGAACACATCAATTCCCCCCTTGTCCCAGAGGCGATGCTGGCTTTAGGGCAAGCGCACATGAAAAAGAAAGAGTATGTTTTAGCGTCTTTTTACTTTGATGAATACATCAAGCGCTTTGGGACAAAAGACAATGTGGATTATTTGACCTTTTTGAAATTGCAATCGCATTATTACGCTTTCAAAAACCATTCTAAAGACCAGGAATTTATCTCTAATTCTATTGTGAGTTTAGGCGAATTTATAGAAAAATACCCTAACAGCCGTTACCGCCCCTATGTAGAATACATGCAAATCAAATTCATTTTAGGGCAAAATGAGCTCAATCGCGCGATCGCGAATGTCTATAAAAAACGCCACAAGCCTGAGGGCGTGAAACGCTATTTAGAAAGGATAGATGAGACTTTAGAAAAAGAGACTAAACCCAAGCCATCGCACATGCCTTGGTATGTGTTAATTTTTGATTGGTAG
- the lon gene encoding endopeptidase La, with protein sequence MTEDFPKILPLLVEEDTFLYPFMIAPIFLQNNASIKAVAYAKNNKSLVFIACQKDKLNDNEAPYYDVGVIGSIMREANMPNGRVKLLFNGIAKGRILEPAKENEQGFLEAQISPIEYLEYDKENIQAIVEVLKEKVITLANVSSLFPPDLIKALEDNDDPNRIADLIAAALHLKKDQAYSLFANNNTEQRLLDLIDIVIEETKTQKLQKEIKSKVHQKMEQTNKEYFLKEQLKQIQKELGTDKQRDEDLNQYYQKLESVKPFLKEEAFKEIKKQIDRLSRTHADSSDSATLQNYIETMLDVPFGQYEKKALDIKHVKEQLDNDHYSLKRPKERIVEYFATMQLLEMRRKKKPEKKDKAKGTILCFYGPPGVGKTSLANSIAKAIERPLVRIALGGLEDVNELRGHRRTYIGSMPGRIVQGLIEAKKMNPVMVLDEIDKVDRSVRGDPASALLEILDPEQNIAFRDHYANFSIDLSQVIFIATANNIDRIPAPLRDRMEFISVSSYTPSEKEEIAKNYLIPQELEKHALKPSEVEISHECLKLIIEKYTREAGVRDLRRQIATIMRKVALKYLEDNPYKKGRTKKGENEESEDKKGENDENEKRGGNKDFCVSITPNNLKEYLERMVFEIDPIDEENKIGIVNGLAWTPVGGDVLKIEAVKIRGKGELKLTGSLGDVMKESAIIAFSVVKVLLDNETLKAPKIPSEADAENKKKKKVLKVYNAYDLHLHVPEGATPKDGPSAGIAMASVMASILCDRATRSEVAMTGELTLSGEVLPIGGLKEKLIAAFKAGIKTALIPVKNYERDLDEIPAEVRENLNIVAVKSIAEVLEKTLL encoded by the coding sequence ATGACTGAAGATTTTCCTAAAATTCTGCCTTTATTGGTAGAAGAAGACACTTTTTTGTACCCCTTTATGATAGCCCCTATTTTTTTGCAAAATAACGCGAGCATCAAGGCGGTGGCTTACGCTAAAAACAATAAATCGTTAGTCTTTATTGCATGCCAAAAAGACAAATTGAACGATAATGAAGCCCCTTATTATGACGTGGGGGTGATTGGATCTATTATGCGTGAAGCCAACATGCCTAATGGGCGTGTGAAATTGCTCTTTAATGGCATCGCTAAGGGGCGTATTTTAGAGCCTGCCAAAGAAAACGAGCAAGGCTTTTTAGAAGCTCAAATAAGCCCTATTGAATATTTAGAATACGATAAAGAAAACATTCAAGCTATTGTTGAAGTCTTAAAAGAAAAAGTGATCACTCTAGCCAATGTCAGCTCACTCTTCCCTCCGGATTTGATCAAGGCTTTAGAAGACAATGACGATCCTAACCGCATCGCTGATTTAATCGCAGCGGCCTTGCATTTAAAAAAAGATCAAGCGTATTCTCTTTTTGCCAACAACAACACCGAGCAGCGCTTGTTGGATTTGATTGATATTGTGATAGAAGAAACTAAAACCCAAAAGCTCCAAAAAGAAATCAAGTCCAAAGTCCATCAAAAAATGGAGCAAACCAATAAGGAATATTTCTTAAAAGAGCAGCTCAAACAAATCCAAAAAGAGCTTGGCACAGACAAACAGCGAGATGAAGATTTAAACCAATACTACCAAAAACTAGAAAGCGTCAAGCCTTTTTTAAAAGAAGAAGCGTTTAAGGAGATTAAAAAGCAAATTGACCGGCTGAGCCGAACCCATGCGGACAGCTCGGATAGCGCGACTTTACAAAATTATATTGAAACCATGTTAGATGTGCCTTTTGGGCAATATGAAAAAAAAGCGCTTGACATTAAGCATGTCAAAGAACAACTAGATAACGATCATTATTCCTTAAAAAGGCCTAAAGAGCGCATTGTAGAATACTTTGCCACCATGCAGCTTTTAGAAATGCGCCGCAAGAAAAAGCCAGAAAAAAAAGACAAAGCTAAAGGCACGATTTTATGCTTTTATGGGCCTCCTGGCGTGGGTAAAACGAGTTTGGCTAATTCCATCGCTAAAGCGATAGAGCGCCCTTTAGTTCGGATCGCTTTAGGGGGCTTAGAAGATGTGAATGAATTAAGAGGGCACAGACGCACTTATATAGGCTCAATGCCTGGGCGCATTGTCCAAGGGCTTATTGAAGCTAAAAAGATGAATCCGGTCATGGTTTTAGATGAAATTGATAAGGTGGATAGAAGCGTTAGGGGCGATCCAGCGAGCGCTTTATTAGAGATCTTAGACCCTGAGCAAAATATCGCTTTTAGGGATCATTATGCGAATTTCAGCATTGATTTGTCGCAAGTGATTTTTATCGCTACCGCCAATAATATTGACAGAATCCCGGCCCCTTTAAGAGACAGAATGGAATTTATCAGCGTGTCCAGCTACACGCCTAGCGAAAAAGAAGAGATCGCTAAAAACTACCTCATCCCCCAAGAATTAGAAAAGCACGCCTTAAAGCCTAGCGAAGTGGAGATTAGCCATGAGTGTTTGAAACTCATTATTGAAAAATACACCAGAGAAGCAGGCGTTAGGGATTTACGAAGACAGATCGCAACGATTATGCGTAAAGTAGCTTTAAAATACCTAGAAGATAACCCATACAAAAAAGGGCGGACTAAAAAAGGCGAAAATGAAGAAAGCGAAGACAAAAAAGGCGAAAATGATGAAAATGAAAAAAGAGGTGGAAACAAAGATTTCTGCGTCTCTATCACGCCTAACAACCTTAAAGAGTATTTAGAACGCATGGTGTTTGAAATTGACCCCATAGATGAAGAAAATAAAATCGGTATCGTCAATGGCTTGGCATGGACTCCAGTGGGCGGTGATGTGCTTAAAATTGAAGCGGTTAAGATTAGGGGCAAGGGGGAATTGAAACTCACCGGGAGTTTAGGCGATGTGATGAAAGAATCCGCCATTATTGCCTTTTCTGTTGTCAAAGTCTTGTTGGATAACGAAACCTTAAAAGCGCCCAAAATCCCTAGCGAGGCCGATGCAGAGAATAAGAAAAAGAAAAAAGTGCTGAAAGTTTATAACGCTTATGATTTGCACTTGCATGTCCCTGAGGGGGCTACGCCCAAAGACGGCCCAAGCGCTGGGATCGCTATGGCGAGCGTGATGGCGAGCATTTTGTGCGACAGGGCTACAAGAAGCGAAGTGGCAATGACGGGCGAATTGACTTTGAGCGGGGAAGTTTTACCCATAGGAGGGTTGAAAGAAAAGTTGATCGCTGCTTTTAAAGCCGGCATTAAAACCGCTCTCATTCCTGTCAAAAACTATGAAAGGGATTTAGATGAAATCCCTGCTGAAGTGCGAGAGAATTTAAACATCGTTGCGGTGAAAAGCATCGCTGAAGTGTTAGAAAAAACTTTACTTTAG
- the fliW gene encoding flagellar assembly protein FliW yields the protein MLFDVKAPILGFETIHKMHLQKVDEIFLRLNSAEDNSVVSFTLVNPFALRKYEFEVPTPLKILLELEGAKSVLIANIMVVQTPIELSTVNYLAPLIFNLDKQLMGQVVLDSNKYPHYHLRENILSHTHG from the coding sequence ATGCTTTTTGATGTGAAAGCGCCTATATTAGGGTTTGAAACCATTCATAAAATGCACTTGCAAAAGGTTGATGAAATCTTTTTGCGTTTGAATAGCGCAGAAGACAATTCTGTCGTGTCTTTCACGCTGGTCAATCCCTTTGCTTTAAGAAAATACGAATTTGAAGTGCCTACCCCCTTAAAAATCCTTTTAGAATTAGAGGGGGCCAAGAGCGTTCTAATCGCTAATATCATGGTCGTTCAAACCCCTATTGAGCTTTCCACCGTGAATTATTTAGCCCCTTTAATTTTCAATTTGGACAAGCAGCTCATGGGGCAAGTGGTTTTGGATTCTAACAAATACCCACACTACCATTTAAGAGAGAATATTCTGAGCCACACGCATGGATGA